DNA from Algisphaera agarilytica:
GCCGAGAAGCCGCTGTCTCAGGCCGACGCGGAGCGAGCCACCACTCGGACGAAGTACCCCGTGGAGTCTTACGCCACGGACCTCTCCCCGACGGTGATGCTCGCGCGTCGGAACGCGTTGTTCGCCAGCCTGCTGTCGATCCGGACCCTCGAGGGGTTGGCCGACAACCAGGCGGTCAGCCCGGCCCAACGGGACAAAATCTCGCAGATCATTTCCAGCCGATTCAGCCTGATGGTGTTGAACGTCTTGTTGCTGGTCATGGCCCTGCCGTTCTTCCTGAAACGGCTGCCGGGAGACACGCTGAGTTCGTCGCTGAAGGCCGCGGGGCTGTGCATCGGTGCGTGGGGGGGCGGCCTGATGATGTTGCAGCTCTCGCCCGGCTCACTGCCGGTGGGTGGGGCGGCGTTGGTGGCGTGGTTGCCGGTGGCGATGTATCTGCCGGTGGCGGCGTGGCTGCTGCAGTCGGTGAAAACGTAGCGAGGGATCGGCTCAAATCCTGAGAACTCGGTTGGCTGAATCGCCTCGCCATCCAAAGCGGGGCGAGCCGTGTTATCGGTCGGTGAGGGCGCCCGTTTCGATTGCGGGGGGATAGCGGGGGGCTTAAGCTATGGGGCTCATGCAAGCGAACCGGATCGACACCATTTTCACTGATTTACGGGCTTCGGGCGGGAAAGCGCTGATGCCGTTTTTGACCGCGGGCGACCCCGACCTCGCGACGACCATCCGTATGCTCGAAGCGGCACAGGAAGCCGGGGCGTCGATCTGCGAGATTGGCATCCCCTTCAGCGACCCCATCGCCGATGGACCGGTGATCCAGGCCTCCATGTCCCGTGCGCTGGATCAGGGATTGAAGGTTGAAGAGGTTTTCGCCGCCGTGGCCGAGGCCCGTCCGCGTCTGTCGATCGGGCTGGTGGCGATGGTGAGCTACTCGATCGTCCACCGCATGGGTTTGAAGCAATTCATCGGGCGCGCTAAGGAGGCAGGCTTCGACGGGTTCATCTTCCCCGACCTGCCGCTGGCCGAGTCGGGTCCCGCCCGCGCCGCCGCCGCCGAGGCGGGGCTGATCCTGAGCATGCTGATCGCCCCGACCACGCCGATCGAGCGGGCCGAGCAGATCGCCGCCGCGAGCACCGGGTTTGTGTACGTCGTCTCGCGCCCGGGCATCACCGGCGCCCGGGCATCGCTTCCCCCCGAACTCCCGGCCCGCCTGGAACGGCTGCGGGGGGTGACCGACCTGCCCATGGCGGTGGGCTTCGGGATCAGCAGTGCCGAGCAGGTCCGCGAGGTGGTCAGCGTGGCGGACGCCGCGATCGTGGGCTCGGCCCTGGTCGCCCAGATCCACGAATACGCCCAGGAATCAGCCGACGCCGCGGTCACCGGTGCCGGATCGACCATCGCCCAACTCACACAGGGACTCACCTCCAACGCCCCATAAAAAACCGGCAGCGGACTTAACCGGCCAAGCGGTCGATGAGGATTGCATGTTGGCTCGCCCAACGATCCCCGACGGCCAAACCCGCGTATGACTCTCGGCCCGAGCAACGATCCGCCAGCCCGAATCCAATACCCAAAGGTCTGACCGTAATGAAAATGAGCCTACGACGAACCGCCTCGCCCGTCCGGCAGTTTTTCCTGACCGCGATCATTGCCGCGGTCTTGCTCGCCAGCTTCGCCTCGACCCACGCATCCGCCCAGCTGGCCAGCGACGAAGTCACGGGTGAGCAGCTCGTCGCCGACATGCTGCTGCGTTTGGCGATGCAGACGCTGAGCGACCCGCGTAATACTGGCGAAGAACTCCGGGAAGATCAGCTCGCTCAGTCTCAGGTCATGATGGACTTGGCGTTGGAACTGTCACCCGATGACGCCGATCTGTGGGCCAAGCAGATTTATCTGGCTGAGCTCGTCGGCGATAGCTCCGCGGTGCTGACGGCACTGCGTCGTTATGTCGAGCTGAAGCCAGAGCACGACGCGTTCCGCCTCCGCCTCACGCTGGCCGAGTTGTCCGAGGTCGAGACGCTCGACGGGCGGCTGGCGATCCTCGAAGACAAGCTCGCCGAGGCGCGGACCTTCGATTATTCCGATGCCTATGTGTCCCGCCTGGCTTCGGCGGCCGCTTCGATTGCCCGCGAGATCGGGAACAACGACGCCTTTCTGAAAAACCTCAAGACCGCCGTCCGGGCCGACTCGGCCAACGGCGAAGCCGCCATGCTCACTTATGAGCTCGCCCTCGAACGCGGGGCCAAGCCGTTGAACATCGGCGCCGCCGCGATCAACCTGGTCCGGGCGCGTCCGCTGGATTCCGACTCGCGATTGCTGCTGGCTGACGCGTTGTACAACCTCGGGGTCTACGACCGGGCGGTGCGTCAGTTCGAGGTCGCGGCCGAACTCCCGCGCGGCACACCGATCCCCCCCTCGGTCTGGTCCACGTGGTCGAGCAGCCTGATCGCTTCGGGGCAGACACGTGAGGCGGAAGACTTCATTGAACAGGTCGAGCAGGAACTCGCCAGGCCCGCCGAAGAGGGCGGGGCCGAGGCGGCCTTACCGCTTGAACTCGAATTGCACCGGCGCATCCTCCACGGCGATACCGAGCCGGGGCAGGCGGCGTTGAAGAGTGTGATGGATCAGCTTCAGGCCCGCATCGACGCGGGAGACAACGAGGCGAAACTCGAGCTGGCGTGGATCACTGCTTTGTTCGGCGAGGACACCGAGCCGGTCGGCCCGATGCTCGAGGGACAGGACCGCAACGATCCGCGTTACATCCGCGCGACGGGTTTCATGTTCATGCGTGAAGGCGCTGAGCGTTGGGCCCGCAACGCCTTCGAGCAGGTATCCGAAACCGACCCGATTTCCGCGTACGGCCTGGCGTTGCTGATGGGCCGTGACGACGCCGGACGGGCCCGCTTTGTCCGCAGCGTGGTTCACGACCACCCCGGCACCCTGGGCGGCCTGCTCGCAGCGAGCATGCTCCACGAGCTGCGTCGTGACGTCATGCCGGGCCCCAACGGCAAGGCGGTCGTCGATGCGATGAACCGGCTGCCCATCGCCCTCTGGCGTTTCGACATCGATCGCAACCCCTGGGTTTCCATGCGGGCCAACTTCGACTCGTCCCGGAGCCAGTTCCTGGAGACGATCGATGCGGAGCTCATCGTTCAGAACGGGTTGGATATCCCGCTGCCGATCGACCCGGCGGTGGGGCTGGGCAACCAGGCGTATATCTCGTTGTCTGGTTTTATTGCCGGACAATCCATCGGGCAGTTCCCGCCGATGATCATCGACATGCGTGGCCGGCTGACGCTCAACCCGCGTGAACGCTTGATTACCGACATCCGGATCGACCGCTCGATCTTCGGCTTGTTCCTCACGCGGTCCACGCCCACCACGCTGACTTACAACACGACCTTTACCACCGATCCCCGTTTCCTGCCCAACGGTGCGCTGGTGCCCGGCACGCTAGGTGGGATCGACACCGTGCGTTCGCTGCAGGCCTTCGTGCCCGCGATGGCGGCAGAGAACCTGACCAAGTGGGCCAGTGACGTGGCTTCCGGGGTTGGCTTGCCGCGTTACGTGGGTTTGAACCGCTTGGCCCGCGCGGGTGATGCGCTGGCGCCCAGCGCTCAAGTCGACCGCGAGCTTTCTCAGCTTTGTATCGAGACACTAAAAACCGCTTATGAAACGTCGGGACCCGTCGATCAGGCCTGGATCCTGCTGATGCTGACACCCGACGCGAACAACTCCCAATTCCAATCCATCCTGGATGAGGCCAAGCGTAGCGAGAGCGATCTGGTCCAGGTCGCCTTCCTCTCCGCGCACGCCAGCGGACCGGACGACACCGCACTCACCACCGCGATCCGCGACGGCTCGCCACGGGTGCAGCGCTTTGCCCAGGGTCTGCAGGAATTCCTGCGTCTGCCACCTGCCGAGGCGCCCGCCGCCCCCTGATCGTTCATAAGGGGTTGTGTGACGACGAACTTGATGGTGTTTGTATGAAACTACCGTGGTCGCCTGGAGTGGGGGAGGGTCTGAAGAAGCACCTGCGTGCTTGGGTCGGGCGCGATGCGATGGCTTTTCGGCTGTGTCGACAGAGCTTCCGTAATGAATCGGTCTTCCGGGATCAGACCAAGGCTTACGAAGACGCCGAGCTCAGCCAGCTCGAGGATTTTCTGCTTTGCGCCCACGGGCAAACGCCCGAGCCCGCGGATGTCTTCAAGCGGCTGCAGTGGGGCGGGCAGATACTGGCGATCGGCTCGGATGCCGAAGCGATCCGTCAATACGCCCGGGTCTTTGCCGCGCACGATTCTTTTGAGTTGGAAACCGCGCCGCGTTCGACGTTGGCGCAGGTCTGGGGGGTGCCCCTGCCCGGGTTGGGGCGCAAGCTGCACTACTTCGTAGTCCGCAAGGTGACGCTGATCCTTCCCAACGAGGACACCGTTCGCTTCACCTTCGACGTGCGGCTGGTGAAGAAGCCCGAGCTCGGCGACGAGTATGTGGTCATGAAGCAGGTGCCGCGTTACCGCAACGTCGTGAGCCGCCTGCACAGCCGGTTCCCCGAAGCGACTCAGCAGGTGTTGCTGACGCGGGCGGAAAAGTTGGTCAAGCGGGTGTTCCCCGTGTTCCTGACGCGTGAGGCGGGCTTTCTGCAGCTGCTCCATCGCGACCTCCCCGATGAGTTCAAGCAACGGATGCCGCAGGCGCTGGGCTTCGAGAAGGCCCCGGACGGAACCATCAAGCGGCTGTACATGTCCTGGCTACGTCTGGGCGGTGAGCCGTTGTCTCACATGGAGTTCGCGCAGCAGGCGGCGGAACTGCTTAGTGTGCTTCACGACAAGGTCGGCGTGATTCACCTCGACCTGCGGCTCGACAACATGGTCATCAGCGAGGGCAAGGTCTGTTTCCTGGACTTCGGCTCTTCGGTGCGGGTCGGCGAGAACGTGCACGAGAGCCCGCTGCTCAGCTCGCTCTTCGACGAGATGATGAACACCAGCCAGATCCAGCGCACGATGGGTAAGATGCGCGACGCGGGGCGGTTGACGTCGGATGTACTGGTCGCGGCCCAGGGCAAGATCGACCGCGGGGTCGACATGTTTTATCTGTCGCTGCAGATCAGTAAGCCCGTGAGCAACCCCGAATTGCTCCCGCTCATCCGATACGACGCGCTATCGCCCACCGCCAAGCGGATTAAGTTGCTCACCGACTCGATCCTGCGCCCGAGTAATCCCAACCGCCCGCACTTCATCTCGGCACATGATGTCTTCCTGGGGCTGCAGAAGATTGAGCAAAAGCTGGTCGAGGCCGGCGAGGCTGATTGAATCT
Protein-coding regions in this window:
- the trpA gene encoding tryptophan synthase subunit alpha, which produces MQANRIDTIFTDLRASGGKALMPFLTAGDPDLATTIRMLEAAQEAGASICEIGIPFSDPIADGPVIQASMSRALDQGLKVEEVFAAVAEARPRLSIGLVAMVSYSIVHRMGLKQFIGRAKEAGFDGFIFPDLPLAESGPARAAAAEAGLILSMLIAPTTPIERAEQIAAASTGFVYVVSRPGITGARASLPPELPARLERLRGVTDLPMAVGFGISSAEQVREVVSVADAAIVGSALVAQIHEYAQESADAAVTGAGSTIAQLTQGLTSNAP